The following coding sequences are from one Gossypium raimondii isolate GPD5lz chromosome 4, ASM2569854v1, whole genome shotgun sequence window:
- the LOC105768176 gene encoding protein MODIFIER OF SNC1 11 isoform X1, translated as MATTTQKPVAAATSTPTPTTPASVTLAAILSAEPNPKKIVSSSSDKSDPPNAEGSLKESGGSKTTGTTVGSVVGDESGPVNDIQKKIRRAERFGVPVQLSEQEKRNSRAERFGTAPSPKGSEASKQSEEVKRKARAERFGLAVPSTTVDEEEKRKARLARFSPYSKPDTIEGEKRKARAIRFSDPLSTSLAQVNHKGTIEPEAPVAGKAAGGL; from the exons ATGGCAACCACCACCCAGAAACCCGTCGCCGCCGCAACCTCCACCCCCACCCCCACGACTCCTGCATCCGTCACTCTCGCCGCCATTTTATCTGCAGAACCAAACCCTAAGAAGATCGTGTCATCCTCCTCGGATAAGTCTGATCCTCCTAACGCTGAGGGATCTCTGAAGGAGAGTGGGGGTTCGAAGACCACCGGGACTACTGTGGGCTCGGTCGTCGGGGATGAAAGCGGTCCCGTTAACGATATCCAGAAGAAGATTCGCCGAGCTGAGCGGTTCGGCGTACCTGTACAGTTGTCCGAGCAAGAGAAGCGTAATTCTAGGGCCGAGAG GTTTGGCACTGCACCCAGCCCAAAGGGATCAGAAGCATCGAAGCAATCAGAGGAGGTGAAGAGGAAGGCTAGAGCTGAGAG GTTTGGGCTTGCTGTACCCTCTACAACTGTTGATGAGGAAGAGAAAAGGAAAGCTCGTCTTGCCCGATTTTCACCATATTCCAAACCTGACACCATTgaaggagaaaaaagaaaagcaagggCAATCAG GTTTTCGGATCCCCTGTCAACTTCTTTAGCACAGGTAAATCACAAGGGGACTATTGAACCA GAGGCTCCTGTTGCTGGAAAGGCTGCTGGAGGACTCTAA
- the LOC105768176 gene encoding protein MODIFIER OF SNC1 11 isoform X2: MATTTQKPVAAATSTPTPTTPASVTLAAILSAEPNPKKIVSSSSDKSDPPNAEGSLKESGGSKTTGTTVGSVVGDESGPVNDIQKKIRRAERFGVPVQLSEQEKRNSRAERFGTAPSPKGSEASKQSEEVKRKARAERFGLAVPSTTVDEEEKRKARLARFSPYSKPDTIEGEKRKARAIRFSDPLSTSLAQEAPVAGKAAGGL, from the exons ATGGCAACCACCACCCAGAAACCCGTCGCCGCCGCAACCTCCACCCCCACCCCCACGACTCCTGCATCCGTCACTCTCGCCGCCATTTTATCTGCAGAACCAAACCCTAAGAAGATCGTGTCATCCTCCTCGGATAAGTCTGATCCTCCTAACGCTGAGGGATCTCTGAAGGAGAGTGGGGGTTCGAAGACCACCGGGACTACTGTGGGCTCGGTCGTCGGGGATGAAAGCGGTCCCGTTAACGATATCCAGAAGAAGATTCGCCGAGCTGAGCGGTTCGGCGTACCTGTACAGTTGTCCGAGCAAGAGAAGCGTAATTCTAGGGCCGAGAG GTTTGGCACTGCACCCAGCCCAAAGGGATCAGAAGCATCGAAGCAATCAGAGGAGGTGAAGAGGAAGGCTAGAGCTGAGAG GTTTGGGCTTGCTGTACCCTCTACAACTGTTGATGAGGAAGAGAAAAGGAAAGCTCGTCTTGCCCGATTTTCACCATATTCCAAACCTGACACCATTgaaggagaaaaaagaaaagcaagggCAATCAG GTTTTCGGATCCCCTGTCAACTTCTTTAGCACAG GAGGCTCCTGTTGCTGGAAAGGCTGCTGGAGGACTCTAA